From one Ignavibacteria bacterium genomic stretch:
- the accC gene encoding acetyl-CoA carboxylase biotin carboxylase subunit, whose product MISKLLIANRGEIALRIIRAARELGIRTVAVYSEADRTSLHVRFADEAVCIGPPQGKLSYLNIPSIIAAAEVTNADAIHPGYGFLAENETFAEICHESNLTFVGPSAQAIARMGNKSVAKETMRAAGVPVVPGSDGVVKTIDDAKRVAADIGYPVMLKAVAGGGGKGMRYVESESEIERAYSTARGEAESAFGNGDVYVEKFIEEPRHIEIQVFADTHGTVVHLNERECSIQRRHQKLIEEAPSPIMTPELRKAMGDAAVLGARTVEYVGAGTIEFLVDKHRNFYFMEMNTRIQVEHPVTEMSIGADLIQEQLRVASGERLSLQQRDPHLHSIECRINAEDPFHDFRPSPGRIEALNFPGGPGVRVDSHIYQGYQIPPYYDSMVAKLIVFAPSRPEAIAKMRRALDEFVIEGIHTTIPFHRKMMDNRDFIAGTFDTKYLDTHDWKV is encoded by the coding sequence ATGATATCCAAACTTCTCATCGCAAATCGGGGTGAAATAGCCCTGAGAATCATTCGGGCTGCCCGCGAGCTTGGTATTCGTACCGTAGCAGTGTACAGCGAGGCTGATAGAACGTCGCTGCATGTTCGGTTTGCCGATGAAGCGGTTTGTATTGGCCCTCCCCAGGGAAAACTATCGTACCTTAATATCCCGTCAATCATCGCAGCGGCCGAAGTCACTAATGCCGATGCAATCCATCCCGGCTACGGCTTTCTGGCTGAGAACGAAACCTTTGCCGAGATCTGCCATGAAAGTAATCTTACCTTTGTCGGGCCCTCTGCACAAGCGATTGCCAGAATGGGCAACAAGAGCGTGGCCAAGGAAACCATGCGTGCTGCCGGAGTACCCGTTGTACCGGGCTCTGACGGCGTGGTAAAAACAATTGATGATGCAAAACGGGTAGCAGCCGACATCGGTTATCCGGTTATGCTAAAAGCTGTGGCAGGGGGCGGTGGCAAGGGGATGCGTTATGTTGAAAGCGAGTCGGAAATCGAGCGCGCATATTCTACGGCACGCGGCGAGGCCGAATCGGCCTTTGGCAATGGCGATGTGTACGTTGAAAAATTTATCGAAGAGCCCAGACACATTGAAATTCAGGTCTTCGCCGATACGCACGGTACTGTTGTTCATCTGAACGAACGCGAGTGTTCAATACAGCGACGTCACCAGAAGCTTATCGAAGAAGCCCCTTCACCAATCATGACGCCTGAACTTCGGAAAGCAATGGGCGATGCTGCTGTGCTGGGAGCCAGGACTGTGGAGTACGTGGGTGCGGGTACGATTGAATTCCTGGTAGATAAACATCGCAACTTCTACTTCATGGAAATGAATACCCGGATTCAGGTAGAGCATCCGGTAACGGAAATGAGCATTGGCGCCGATCTGATTCAGGAGCAACTGCGTGTTGCCAGCGGCGAACGGTTGTCATTACAACAACGTGACCCCCACCTGCACAGTATTGAGTGCCGAATCAATGCAGAAGATCCGTTTCACGATTTTCGTCCGTCACCCGGACGAATCGAAGCCCTGAACTTTCCGGGAGGCCCGGGCGTGAGGGTTGATTCGCATATTTACCAAGGCTATCAAATCCCGCCGTACTACGATTCGATGGTGGCCAAACTCATTGTGTTTGCACCATCACGACCGGAGGCTATCGCTAAAATGCGCAGAGCTCTGGACGAGTTCGTCATCGAGGGAATTCATACAACGATTCCGTTCCATCGGAAAATGATGGATAACAGGGATTTTATTGCCGGAACGTTCGATACAAAATATTTAGACACACATGACTGGAAGGTATAA
- a CDS encoding acetyl-CoA carboxylase biotin carboxyl carrier protein: protein MDLNYLKRLLKIFDDSTLSELSIEEEGIKVQLARTSQQPQPVQVVTQVPVQASQVQAAPLQQPASAPPEQKSAPAEADHSANTVFSPIVGTFYRSPAPDADPFVVVGQRVAVGDTLCIIEAMKLMNEIESNLAGTIIKILVDNSQPVEYNQPLFIIKPD from the coding sequence ATGGACTTAAATTACCTGAAGCGACTACTGAAGATTTTTGATGACAGTACACTTTCTGAGCTCTCTATCGAAGAAGAGGGGATAAAGGTGCAGCTGGCACGAACCAGCCAGCAACCGCAACCCGTGCAGGTGGTTACTCAGGTGCCGGTACAAGCATCACAGGTTCAAGCTGCACCGTTGCAGCAGCCTGCGTCTGCTCCGCCGGAACAAAAGTCGGCTCCGGCAGAAGCCGATCACTCGGCTAACACAGTGTTTTCGCCCATCGTGGGAACGTTCTACCGTTCACCCGCACCCGATGCCGATCCGTTTGTGGTTGTTGGGCAGCGTGTTGCGGTGGGGGATACGTTATGTATCATCGAAGCCATGAAGCTTATGAATGAAATCGAGAGCAACCTGGCTGGCACGATCATTAAAATACTTGTTGACAATAGTCAGCCCGTAGAATACAATCAACCGTTGTTCATCATTAAGCCGGATTAA
- the efp gene encoding elongation factor P: MATTADLRVGAVIRFQGELCVVLESIHRTPGNLRAFYQVKMRVIKSGKLKEERFRSGETIEFVRVETNNFQYLYRDADLFTFMDTNTYDQIPVAADIVGDAARFLKEGTEVQIGRDEEGNVVTMNIPQHVALRVEHTEPGVRGDTATNVLKPATLETGASVSVPLFINEGDMIRVDTATGAYLDRVKE, encoded by the coding sequence ATGGCAACAACAGCAGATTTACGAGTAGGTGCGGTAATCAGATTTCAGGGTGAGCTCTGCGTCGTACTGGAAAGCATCCACCGAACCCCGGGAAACTTGCGGGCGTTCTATCAGGTGAAGATGCGAGTGATCAAGTCCGGCAAACTCAAGGAAGAACGTTTCCGCAGCGGTGAAACAATTGAATTTGTTCGCGTGGAAACCAACAATTTCCAGTATCTCTACCGAGATGCCGATCTGTTTACATTCATGGATACCAACACCTATGACCAGATACCGGTTGCTGCAGATATCGTTGGCGATGCAGCCCGCTTCCTGAAGGAAGGTACAGAGGTACAAATCGGACGTGATGAAGAAGGGAACGTTGTTACCATGAACATCCCACAGCACGTGGCTCTGCGCGTTGAGCATACCGAGCCCGGTGTCCGCGGTGATACAGCCACCAACGTGTTAAAACCGGCCACCCTGGAAACCGGGGCATCTGTTAGTGTGCCGTTATTCATTAACGAAGGTGATATGATCCGGGTTGACACAGCAACCGGTGCGTATCTGGACCGCGTAAAAGAGTAA
- a CDS encoding OmpA family protein: MKNVVIKLIARGEGNMMGKKVVAAIVGLLCSFSMMSAQSAIGTVVTVTGYILNSNTLMPVDAAYSLYDSNGKKVGQSSRANVADGFLVTGLKPGSSYTIRVEDPRFFKQDYAVTVPQTSKYAEISKDIVVRPLEVGKKLSLLPIPFDFRKGDLKDGTEDELETVAKMLAMNPNVNVEIVCYADEEGSADAARTMSLTRGNTLKTFIERSGVSGGRVTVRQVGTTDPINPPPLKKGAKGKRYVGSVYLVVTKV, translated from the coding sequence ATGAAAAACGTTGTAATCAAACTAATCGCTCGAGGTGAGGGAAATATGATGGGGAAAAAAGTGGTTGCAGCCATCGTAGGGTTGCTGTGCAGTTTTAGTATGATGAGTGCACAAAGTGCCATTGGGACGGTAGTGACCGTTACAGGGTATATCCTTAACAGCAACACCCTGATGCCGGTGGATGCTGCATATAGCCTGTACGATAGTAATGGCAAGAAAGTTGGGCAAAGCAGCCGCGCCAATGTTGCCGACGGCTTCCTGGTTACCGGACTGAAACCGGGATCATCCTACACCATTCGTGTTGAAGACCCGCGGTTTTTTAAACAGGACTACGCAGTGACTGTGCCGCAGACATCAAAGTATGCCGAAATTTCAAAAGACATCGTGGTCAGACCTCTTGAGGTTGGCAAGAAACTTTCCTTGCTTCCCATCCCCTTTGATTTTCGTAAGGGTGATTTAAAAGACGGTACCGAGGATGAGCTGGAAACGGTAGCAAAAATGCTGGCCATGAACCCAAACGTAAACGTTGAAATTGTATGCTATGCCGATGAAGAAGGATCGGCTGACGCAGCCAGGACGATGAGCCTTACCCGTGGGAACACGCTGAAAACGTTTATTGAACGCTCCGGTGTTTCGGGCGGACGAGTCACCGTCCGCCAGGTTGGCACCACTGACCCCATTAACCCACCGCCGCTGAAGAAGGGGGCTAAGGGTAAACGGTATGTTGGCAGCGTATATCTGGTTGTCACCAAGGTTTAG
- a CDS encoding WD40 repeat domain-containing protein has product MTRNGLVVFLAAILAATGMVQAQRNYSMRTIGQHADEVLGVFVNNANTMVATCGLDETIKLWSLPDGALLKTLTGHTAQVNNVSFSTDGNSLVSGSSDLTIRIWDLPSGKQKSVLRGHSAEVIGVYWDPVEGSHLVASTSFDKTVKLWDADLGIEVKTYRGHSMQTNNIAYSYDGKYLASCSDDRTIMIWSTDIRKKDALMVLHGHQAPVLTVLYSFDSKYLASADQNGVIKIWSMPSGELVRTINAHTELVQDVSFAEDNKTLVSASLDKKVKLWNIETGECLFTQDVGVEVWSVDLTSNAEILVLGCADGSVRFLVEQNSQTGRSTPNSKGAR; this is encoded by the coding sequence ATGACTCGTAATGGGCTAGTTGTCTTCCTTGCTGCAATACTTGCAGCAACCGGAATGGTACAGGCGCAGAGGAATTATTCGATGCGCACCATTGGCCAGCATGCCGATGAAGTACTGGGCGTATTCGTAAACAATGCAAATACCATGGTTGCAACCTGCGGGCTGGACGAAACCATTAAACTATGGTCGCTGCCCGATGGAGCGCTACTGAAAACCCTTACCGGCCACACTGCACAGGTAAACAACGTATCGTTTAGTACGGATGGCAATTCTCTGGTGAGCGGGTCGAGCGATCTTACCATTCGTATCTGGGATTTACCCAGCGGGAAACAAAAGAGTGTACTCCGCGGCCATTCAGCCGAAGTCATCGGTGTGTACTGGGACCCCGTGGAAGGAAGCCACCTTGTTGCCAGTACATCATTTGATAAAACTGTGAAACTGTGGGATGCTGACCTTGGGATCGAAGTTAAAACGTATCGTGGACACTCGATGCAGACCAATAATATTGCTTACAGTTATGACGGTAAGTACCTGGCATCGTGTTCGGATGACAGGACAATCATGATCTGGTCTACCGACATCCGTAAAAAAGATGCACTTATGGTGCTGCATGGTCACCAGGCACCTGTGCTCACGGTATTGTATAGTTTCGACTCTAAATACCTTGCTTCGGCTGACCAGAACGGAGTCATAAAAATCTGGAGTATGCCCTCAGGAGAGTTGGTCCGCACTATTAATGCACACACCGAACTTGTGCAGGATGTATCGTTTGCCGAGGACAATAAAACGCTGGTGAGCGCAAGCCTTGATAAAAAGGTCAAACTCTGGAACATTGAAACCGGTGAATGCCTGTTCACACAGGATGTTGGCGTGGAAGTATGGTCGGTTGACCTTACCAGTAACGCAGAAATCCTTGTTTTAGGCTGTGCCGACGGATCCGTACGGTTCCTGGTAGAGCAGAATTCGCAAACCGGAAGATCAACCCCTAATTCCAAGGGAGCTCGTTAA
- a CDS encoding MerR family transcriptional regulator: MKAGIERLYYSITEVSKMLDEEQHVLRYWEREFSQLRPQKNRAGNRVYTSKDLAVLTTIKKLLREKRYTVAGAKEHLRHYTADELAEEAFNRQEQGALDEGAENLDRIKIVAGTVAAELRELATKLRKTNNTGNTAKTEIE; the protein is encoded by the coding sequence ATGAAAGCTGGAATAGAGCGTTTGTATTACTCAATTACCGAAGTTAGCAAGATGCTGGACGAGGAGCAGCACGTATTACGGTATTGGGAACGTGAGTTTTCACAGCTACGTCCGCAAAAGAACCGAGCCGGAAACCGTGTGTACACGAGCAAAGATTTGGCAGTCTTAACCACGATCAAGAAATTGCTTCGTGAAAAACGCTACACCGTTGCCGGTGCCAAGGAACATCTGAGGCATTACACCGCCGATGAGCTTGCAGAAGAGGCGTTTAACAGACAGGAGCAGGGGGCTTTAGACGAAGGAGCAGAAAATTTAGATCGTATTAAAATCGTTGCCGGTACCGTTGCTGCAGAGCTGCGTGAACTGGCAACAAAACTCAGGAAAACTAATAACACTGGAAATACAGCGAAAACTGAGATTGAGTAA
- the ftsW gene encoding putative lipid II flippase FtsW gives MTETTKPGKIDWLILLPVAALLMFSVAFVYSASSTFAAVKYGSSEQMFWNHAIRVLAGIVTMIGVSKIDYRFWYRNATILLLISIGFLFLVLLTGAEIKGASRWIHLGPLNFQPSELAKYALVMQVAVLLSKNNLRTEHWRNSLAPVVLWTLPVCLLIGMQPNMSTMAVILLIVMVMMFLANIKPLHLMVLAGVLVVGMGVFAVSADYRIRRLQSYLGTESADEAVGYQLDQALIAFGNGGITGVGPGQSRQRDWFLPESYGDFIFSIVGEEYGYIGVVLLLLCFIVITWRGFTTVREAPDTFGRLLAGGITTTLALYAFVNAGVTCGLLPTTGLPMPFISYGGSSVLFSTIAVGILLNISSHAGVYGRKQKTLENT, from the coding sequence ATGACAGAGACCACGAAACCCGGAAAGATAGACTGGCTGATCCTGCTGCCCGTGGCGGCACTCCTGATGTTCAGCGTTGCCTTTGTGTACAGCGCCAGCTCCACCTTTGCGGCCGTTAAATATGGATCATCGGAACAGATGTTCTGGAACCATGCCATCCGGGTACTGGCAGGTATTGTGACCATGATTGGCGTCTCCAAAATCGACTACCGGTTTTGGTACCGCAACGCAACAATCCTCCTGCTGATCAGTATTGGATTTTTATTCCTGGTTCTTCTCACCGGAGCCGAAATCAAGGGAGCATCGCGATGGATACACCTTGGCCCGTTAAACTTCCAGCCGTCGGAACTTGCCAAGTACGCCCTGGTCATGCAGGTGGCCGTCCTCCTCTCAAAAAACAATCTTCGCACCGAACACTGGCGGAATTCACTGGCACCCGTGGTATTGTGGACGCTGCCCGTATGCCTTTTAATCGGAATGCAGCCCAACATGTCAACCATGGCGGTTATCCTGCTTATCGTCATGGTTATGATGTTCCTGGCCAACATTAAGCCCCTTCACCTCATGGTTCTGGCCGGCGTACTGGTCGTAGGAATGGGGGTTTTTGCGGTAAGCGCCGACTACCGGATTCGTAGGCTGCAATCATACCTTGGCACTGAAAGTGCCGACGAAGCCGTAGGCTACCAGCTGGATCAGGCCCTCATTGCATTTGGAAACGGGGGGATTACCGGTGTGGGCCCCGGACAAAGTCGGCAGCGTGACTGGTTTCTGCCGGAATCGTACGGTGACTTTATTTTTAGTATTGTTGGTGAAGAGTATGGATATATTGGCGTAGTTTTACTCTTACTGTGTTTTATCGTTATTACGTGGAGAGGATTTACAACCGTGCGTGAGGCACCGGATACCTTTGGCCGACTACTTGCCGGCGGCATTACAACCACGCTTGCACTGTATGCATTCGTGAATGCCGGCGTTACCTGCGGGTTGCTGCCAACCACCGGATTGCCCATGCCGTTTATCAGTTACGGAGGGTCGAGTGTACTGTTTTCAACCATAGCCGTCGGCATTTTGCTGAACATTTCATCACATGCCGGAGTGTATGGCAGAAAACAAAAGACACTGGAAAACACCTAA
- a CDS encoding HAMP domain-containing histidine kinase, with protein MVKKQIRHTATDQVRFGSATISKWQIKVVLAVFGFGIMVGVLLYTKVIVDELVGNEIRTVDLYAKLLARAVQQSNDEDLLFYLENAYASINFPVIITPSNEEPVYPFQQFMLNVDVDTSLTIQQQREYLRSMLAEMRTQHQPYEITNPEGEVVQKVFFANSAIVSRLRYMPMVEIALVGAFILLGYVAFSTIRKTEESNIWVGMAKEAAHQLGTPLSSLLAWIEILRGNCGDAALMDTTLNEMGQDIERLKIIANRFGKIGSQPTLESTEVTKVVEETCRYFDTRLPALGRRVVIERRFLHNVNVMMSAELFRWVLENLIRNAVDAIEKQDGIITITVTSKSNANTLILVTDNGKGMSAGIRKKIFKPGFTTKHRGWGLGLSLSKRIIEEYHHGRLYVKESQPGGGTTFAIELPPMAA; from the coding sequence ATGGTAAAAAAACAAATTCGGCATACCGCAACAGATCAGGTTCGATTTGGCTCGGCCACAATATCGAAGTGGCAGATCAAGGTAGTGCTTGCCGTATTTGGATTCGGGATTATGGTGGGCGTGCTGCTATACACCAAGGTTATTGTTGATGAGCTTGTAGGCAACGAAATTCGGACAGTTGACCTATACGCCAAACTGTTGGCTCGTGCCGTGCAGCAGAGTAATGATGAAGACCTGCTGTTTTATTTGGAGAACGCCTACGCCAGCATCAACTTTCCGGTTATTATCACGCCCAGTAACGAAGAACCCGTATATCCCTTTCAGCAGTTCATGCTGAATGTTGATGTAGACACCTCGCTTACGATACAGCAGCAGCGGGAGTACCTGCGGTCAATGCTTGCAGAAATGCGCACCCAGCACCAGCCTTACGAGATCACGAATCCCGAGGGTGAAGTTGTCCAGAAAGTTTTTTTTGCCAACAGTGCCATCGTCAGTCGCCTCCGGTACATGCCAATGGTAGAGATTGCCCTTGTGGGAGCCTTCATCCTGTTAGGTTACGTTGCCTTTAGTACAATCCGGAAGACTGAGGAGAGCAACATCTGGGTAGGAATGGCAAAGGAGGCAGCGCATCAGCTTGGCACACCGCTTTCCAGTCTGCTTGCGTGGATAGAAATCCTGCGTGGCAATTGTGGTGATGCAGCGCTCATGGACACAACGTTAAACGAAATGGGCCAGGACATTGAGCGACTGAAAATAATTGCCAATCGCTTTGGAAAAATCGGATCGCAGCCAACCCTGGAGAGCACCGAGGTAACGAAGGTCGTAGAGGAAACATGCAGGTATTTTGATACGAGGCTGCCGGCACTTGGCCGTCGGGTTGTGATTGAGCGCCGGTTTCTGCATAACGTGAACGTCATGATGAGTGCCGAGCTCTTTCGGTGGGTATTAGAAAACCTGATCCGGAATGCTGTTGATGCCATCGAAAAGCAGGACGGCATCATCACCATCACCGTAACCTCGAAAAGCAATGCGAACACGCTGATTCTGGTTACCGATAACGGCAAGGGAATGTCGGCCGGCATCCGGAAAAAAATCTTCAAACCCGGCTTTACCACCAAGCACCGCGGCTGGGGGCTTGGGCTCTCGCTTTCCAAGCGTATTATCGAGGAATACCACCATGGCCGGCTGTATGTAAAAGAATCTCAGCCCGGCGGGGGTACTACATTTGCAATTGAATTACCACCCATGGCAGCATGA
- the hisS gene encoding histidine--tRNA ligase gives MISAVRGMRDVFGAELAAWQRAEAALAASANGFGYHEFRTPLVEHIDLFQRGVGEFTDIVGKEMYVFEDRGGDRLALRPEMTAPIVRASIEHSLVRHTPATRLWYMGPLFRYERPQKGRQRQFHQFGAELLGSPHPEADAEIICLAHDAMQHAGVRGLQLNINTLGSAETRHAYRTELVQYLRRHSTHLSADSGRRLETNPLRILDSKDSADQDIIRNAPVLFDYLSDADADHFAAVCAILESSGITIEVCKTLVRGLDYYSHTVFEFTSSQLGAQNTVCGGGRYDQLFSMLGGGTTPAVGFSVGMERLMLLLEAQEGGFTTLPPTDVYCIALSETARLPVQLIALRLRRAGFTVVTDVLRRSAKAQFRDADKMPALCAVIIGDDELAAGVALVKNLKTSEQVSVPNAELPAHLAGLLDRVP, from the coding sequence ATGATATCGGCAGTACGGGGAATGCGTGATGTTTTCGGCGCTGAACTGGCAGCCTGGCAACGTGCCGAAGCTGCGCTGGCTGCGTCGGCAAACGGCTTTGGTTACCACGAGTTTCGGACGCCACTGGTGGAGCATATCGATCTTTTTCAAAGGGGGGTCGGAGAGTTTACCGATATCGTTGGTAAGGAAATGTACGTGTTTGAAGACCGTGGTGGTGACCGGCTTGCGCTGCGTCCGGAGATGACGGCGCCAATCGTTCGTGCCAGTATCGAACACAGCCTGGTTCGTCATACACCGGCAACCCGGCTCTGGTATATGGGTCCGCTGTTCCGGTACGAACGTCCCCAGAAGGGGCGCCAGCGACAGTTCCATCAGTTCGGAGCCGAGTTGCTGGGAAGCCCTCATCCCGAAGCAGATGCCGAAATCATCTGTCTGGCGCACGATGCAATGCAGCATGCAGGTGTGCGGGGACTGCAGCTTAACATCAACACTCTTGGATCTGCGGAAACCCGGCATGCATACCGTACCGAGCTTGTTCAGTACCTGCGCCGGCACAGCACCCACCTCTCTGCAGATAGTGGTCGCAGACTCGAAACAAATCCACTCAGGATTCTGGACAGTAAGGATAGTGCAGACCAGGACATTATTCGGAATGCACCGGTTCTGTTCGATTATCTCTCTGATGCCGATGCCGACCACTTTGCTGCCGTGTGCGCCATCCTTGAAAGCTCTGGCATCACCATCGAGGTGTGCAAAACGCTGGTGCGAGGCCTGGACTATTACAGCCATACCGTCTTTGAATTTACGTCATCGCAACTTGGTGCCCAGAACACTGTGTGTGGTGGCGGCCGGTATGACCAGTTGTTTTCGATGCTTGGCGGCGGCACTACACCGGCCGTTGGGTTTTCCGTTGGCATGGAGCGGCTGATGCTGCTGTTGGAAGCTCAGGAAGGGGGCTTTACCACTCTTCCGCCTACCGATGTGTATTGCATTGCCTTGTCAGAAACCGCACGCCTGCCCGTTCAGCTTATCGCTCTGCGGCTTCGCCGTGCCGGATTTACGGTGGTTACCGATGTGCTGCGACGATCGGCAAAGGCCCAGTTCCGCGATGCCGATAAAATGCCGGCCCTCTGCGCCGTCATCATTGGCGATGATGAACTTGCTGCCGGTGTGGCTCTTGTGAAAAACCTGAAAACCTCCGAACAAGTGTCAGTACCAAACGCTGAATTACCCGCACACCTTGCCGGACTGCTGGACCGTGTCCCATAA
- a CDS encoding PTS sugar transporter subunit IIA, producing the protein MKITEILSPSCVLLGITAADKPAVLEQLVEALALTGKVSNKAELLRVITDREKLMSTGIGHGVALPHGKTNTVTTSIAAMATLAEPVDFDSLDDEPVNIVLMLVGTESNVGGHLRLLSRVSRMVGTEQFRTQLRNATSVQSVIDLFASYEEDRV; encoded by the coding sequence ATGAAGATAACAGAAATTCTTTCGCCCTCGTGCGTACTCCTTGGCATCACAGCGGCCGATAAACCGGCAGTGCTGGAGCAACTGGTAGAAGCATTAGCCCTGACGGGAAAGGTTTCTAATAAGGCGGAACTTCTCCGCGTTATTACCGATCGTGAGAAACTGATGTCAACCGGTATTGGCCATGGTGTTGCTCTCCCGCACGGGAAAACCAATACCGTTACAACATCTATCGCCGCTATGGCAACACTCGCCGAACCGGTAGATTTTGACTCACTTGATGACGAACCGGTGAATATTGTGCTTATGCTGGTGGGTACGGAAAGTAATGTGGGCGGACACCTGAGGCTGCTCAGCCGCGTTTCGCGAATGGTGGGTACGGAGCAATTCCGGACGCAACTCCGGAATGCAACCTCCGTCCAATCTGTCATTGACCTCTTTGCCTCGTACGAGGAAGACCGGGTATAA